In the Helianthus annuus cultivar XRQ/B chromosome 11, HanXRQr2.0-SUNRISE, whole genome shotgun sequence genome, one interval contains:
- the LOC110889842 gene encoding alpha,alpha-trehalose-phosphate synthase [UDP-forming] 1 codes for MPANHYNGNSSDRIQRLLRDREMRKNRAYSGLNESNGCGESIDLESNSYVEQFLEGASAARERWEKPDGGLFTQRLLVVANRLPVSAVRKGEESWSLDVSGGGLVSALLGVKEVEAKWIGWAGVNVPDEPGQRALTKALAEKRCIPVFLDEDIVHQYYNGYCNNILWPLFHYLGLPQEDRLATTRSFQSQFAAYKKANEMFADVVCEHYEEGDVVWCHDYHLMFLPKYLKERNPNMKVGWFLHTPFPSSEIHRTLPSRSEILRAVLAADLVGFHTYDYARHFVSACTRIMGLEGTPEGVEDNGRLTRVAAFPIGIDSDRFIHALENPEVQKHIAELKERFSGRKVMLGVDRLDMIKGIPQKILAFEKFLEENPYWCDKVVLLQIAVPTRTDVPEYQKLTSQVHEIVGRINGRFGSLTTVPIHHLDRSLDFPALCALYAVTDIALVTSLRDGMNLVSYEFVACQDAKRGVLILSEFAGAAQSLGAGAILVNPWNITEVAASIGQALNMSAEEREKRHLLNFLHVTTHTAQEWAETFVSELNDTVVEAQQRRREVPPPLPVEEAIERYSQSSNRLLILGFNATLTEPVDTPDRRGGDQIREMDLKLHPELKEPLRKLCSDPKTTVVVLSGSERAVLDENFGEYNMWLAAENGMFLRSTKGEWMTTMPEHSNMEWVDSVKHVFEYFTERTPRSNFDLRETSLVWNYKYADVEFGRLQARDMLQHLWTGPISNASVDVVQGSRSVEVRPVGVTKGVTIVRILGEIVHSKSISAPIDYVLCVGHSLGKDEDLYTFFEPELPVDGIGITRPKYSDATKPSAERRSGKCGSKTSQKQSHQRHTENKRNGNSNGNCNGNGVVANGSRRSSPSPDKITWNVLDLKGENYFSCAVGRTRTNARYLLQSDAVVSFLTNLSRAS; via the exons ATGCCTGCAAATCATTACAATGGCAATTCGAGTGATCGAATACAGAGACTGTTGAGAGACAGAGAGATGAGAAAGAATAGAGCGTATTCGGGTTTGAACGAGTCGAATGGGTGCGGTGAAAGTATTGATCTCGAGTCGAATAGTTATGTGGAACAGTTTTTGGAAGGGGCGTCTGCTGCGCGGGAGCGGTGGGAGAAGCCGGATGGAGGGTTGTTTACGCAACGGTTGTTGGTTGTTGCGAATAGGTTGCCGGTTTCGGCGGTTAGGAAAGGGGAAGAAAGTTGGTCACTTGATGTTAGTGGTGGTGGACTTGTTAGTGCTCTTTTGGGTGTGAAGGAAGTTGAGGCGAAATGGATCGGGTGGGCGGGTGTGAATGTGCCGGATGAGCCCGGGCAGAGGGCGCTAACGAAAGCGCTTGCGGAGAAG AGGTGTATACCCGTATTTCTCGATGAAGATATCGTGCATCAATATTACAACGGTTATTGTAACAACATATTATGGCCTCTTTTCCATTATCTCGGTCTTCCACAAGAAGACCGTTTAGCAACGACCAGAAGCTTCCAATCTCAATTTGCGGCATACAAAAAAGCAAATGAAATGTTTGCTGACGTGGTATGCGAACACTATGAGGAAGGTGATGTTGTTTGGTGCCATGATTACCATCTTATGTTTCTCCCAAAATATCTTAAAGAACGTAACCCTAACATGAAAGTCGGCTGGTTTCTTCATACACCATTTCCGTCTTCCGAAATTCATAGAACGTTACCTTCTCGTTCCGAGATTTTACGTGCGGTTCTTGCCGCTGATTTGGTGGG GTTTCATACGTATGATTACGCAAGACACTTTGTGAGTGCGTGTACTCGTATAATGGGACTCGAGGGTACGCCAGAAGGAGTAGAGGATAACGGGAGGCTTACTCGTGTTGCTGCT TTCCCAATTGGTATAGATTCCGACCGTTTTATTCACGCTCTCGAAAATCCTGAAGTGCAAAAACATattgcagaactgaaggaacgaTTTTCCGGAAGAAAG GTGATGTTAGGTGTTGATCGACTCGATATGATTAAAGGGATCCCTCAAAAGATACTAGCGTTCGAGAAGTTTCTAGAAGAAAATCCATATTGGTGTGATAAAGTTGTTTTGCTACAGATTGCCGTACCAACAAGAACCGACGTTCCCGAAT ATCAAAAACTCACAAGTCAAGTTCATGAAATTGTGGGGCGGATAAACGGTAGATTCGGGTCATTGACTACTGTTCCGATTCACCATCTG GATCGGTCGCTTGACTTTCCTGCTTTATGTGCATTGTATGCTGTCACTG ATATAGCACTAGTCACATCTTTACGAGATGGAATGAATCTTGTCAGTTATGAGTTTGTTGCATGCCAAGATGCTAAAAGAGGAGTGCTCATTTTAAGCGAG TTTGCTGGTGCGGCACAGTCATTGGGTGCGGGGGCCATTCTTGTTAACCCGTGGAATATAACCGAAGTTGCAGCTTCCATAGGCCAAGCTTTAAATATGTCGGCTGAAGAACGAGAAAAACGCCATTTGCTTAACTTTTTGCATGTCACGACCCACACGGCTCAAGAATGGGCGGAAACTTTTGTCAG TGAACTAAATGATACCGTAGTTGAAGCACAACAAAGGCGTAGAGAAGTTCCGCCACCTCTTCCCGTTGAAGAGGCTATCGAGCGTTATTCGCAGTCAAGTAACCGACTTCTTATACTG GGATTCAACGCTACATTGACCGAACCGGTTGATACACCTGATAGACGTGGCGGCGATCAAATAAGAGAAATGGATCTTAAATTACACCCTGAGTTGAAAGAACCTCTAAGAAAGCTTTGTAGTGATCCAAAAACAACTGTTGTTGTCCTCAGTGGAAGCGAAAGAGCTGTATTGGATGAG AACTTTGGAGAGTATAACATGTGGTTGGCAGCTGAAAATGGAATGTTTTTACGCTCCACAAAAGGTGAGTGGATGACAACGATGCCTGAACATTCGAATATGGAATGGGTCGACAGTGTAAAG CATGTTTTCGAGTATTTCACTGAGCGTACACCTCGTTCTAATTTCGACCTTCGCGAGACATCACTCGTTTGGAACTACAAATATGCAG ATGTGGAGTTTGGGAGGCTGCAAGCCCGAGACATGTTACAACACCTTTGGACGGGCCCGATATCTAATGCGTCGGTTGATGTTGTACAAGGAAGCCGGTCTGTGGAGGTTCGACCCGTCGGTGTTACAAAG GGTGTTACGATTGTTCGTATATTAGGAGAGATTGTTCATAGTAAATCAATTTCGGCACCAATTGATTATGTCCTATGCGTTGGTCATTCTCTTGGAAAG GACGAAGATTTATACACATTTTTTGAGCCAGAGCTTCCTGTAGACGGCATTGGCATCACGAGACCGAAGTATAGTGATGCAACAAAGCCGTCTGCAGAAAGAAGGTCTGGAAAATGCGGGTCAAAGACGTCTCAAAAACAATCTCACCAACGCCATACTGAAAATAAGAGAAACGGCAACAGTAATGGTAACTGTAACGGTAACGGTGTTGTTGCGAATGGTTCTAGACGGTCATCACCATCCCCGGATAAAATAACATGGAATGTACTTGATCTGAAAGGAGAGAATTATTTTTCGTGTGCGGTTGGACGAACGCGCACAAATGCTCGGTATTTACTTCAGTCGGATGCGGTGGTCTCGTTTTTGACAAATCTTTCTAGAGCATCATAA